The following coding sequences lie in one Oncorhynchus kisutch isolate 150728-3 linkage group LG3, Okis_V2, whole genome shotgun sequence genomic window:
- the LOC109876868 gene encoding guanine deaminase isoform X1, whose amino-acid sequence MSSNESAAGIAHVYRGTFVHATYHTAVEILEDGLLGVDTEGKIAFIGSGKEVDRLSQKWGFEAFAVTQLGQHEFFMPGMVDTHIHASQYSYAGTALDMPLLQWLNMYTFPVEACYKDLEFARNVYTHVVKRTLRNGTTTACYFATIHTDASLLLGQIANDFGQRALVGKVCMDTNNFIPHYKETPEESEGETNRFIGELLKKKYPLVRPVVTPRFAPSCSATLLGHLGEIAQNNDLHIQSHISETKEEVSLVKELFPDYDSYTDVYHRHNLLTDKTVMAHGCHLTDGELKLFRETGASIAHCPNSNISLCSGMLDVRRVLNHKVKLGLGTDVAGGYSPSMLDAVRRTLDTSKALTIQDTQYHTLTFEEVFRLATLGGSQALSLDENTGNFEVGKDFDALRVNTDAAGGPIDLINHGEGPKVLLEKFLNLGDDRNIVEVYVAGKRVVPFVERP is encoded by the exons ATGAGCTCCAACGAATCCGCTGCGGGAATTGCGCACGTCTACAGGGGAACATTTGTGCACGCCACCTATCACACAGCCGTGGAAATTCTGGAGGATGGGCTACTGGGAGTCGACACCGAGGGAAAG ATTGCTTTCATTGGGAGTGGGAAGGAAGTGGACCGTCTGTCACAGAAGTGGGGTTTTGAGGCCTTTGCTGTTACACAGCTTGGACAGCA TGAGTTCTTCATGCCAGGGATGGTGGACACCCACATCCACGCATCTCAGTACAGCTATGCAGGCACAGCCCTTGACATGCCCCTGCTACAGTGGCTCAACATGTACACCTTCCCAGTGGAGGCCTGCTACAAAGACCTGGAGTTCGCCCGCAACGTCTACACCCATGTTGTG AAAAGAACCCTGAGAAATGGTACGACTACGGCCTGCTACTTTGCCACCATACACACCGATGCTTCTCTCCTTTTGGGCCAAATCGCAA ACGATTTTGGACAGCGTGCCCTTGTGGGCAAGGTGTGTATGGACACAAACAACTTTATCCCACATTACAAAGAGACGCCAGAGGAGTCCGAAGGGGAAACTAACAG GTTCATTGGTGAGCTCTTGAAGAAGAAG TACCCCCTTGTGAGGCCAGTGGTGACCCCGCGCTTCGCCCCGTCCTGCTCCGCCACTTTGCTGGGCCACCTGGGAGAGATCGCCCAGAACAACGACCTGCACATCCAG AGTCACATCAGTGAGACAAAGGAGGAGGTGAGTCTGGTGAAGGAGCTGTTCCCAGACTACGACTCCTACACCGATGTCTACCACAGACACAACCTTCTCACAGACAAG ACGGTGATGGCTCATGGTTGTCACCTGACCGATGGAGAGCTGAAGCTGTTCAGGGAGACGGGGGCGTCCATCGCTCACTGTCCCAATTCCAACATCTC GTTGTGCAGTGGTATGCTAGATGTCCGCAGGGTTCTGAACCACAAAGTAAAGCTAGGGCTTGGCACAG ATGTGGCAGGAGGATACTCTCCTTCTATGTTGGATGCTGTGCGGAGAACACTGGACACCTCTAAAGCCTTGACCATCCAGGACACCCAGTACCACACGCTCACCTTCGAGGAGGTCTTCAGACTGGCCACACTGGGAGGCAGCCAAG CCCTGTCCCTGGATGAGAATACAGGAAACTTTGAGGTGGGAAAAGACTTTGACGCTCTGCGGGTGAACACGGATGCGGCAGGAGGACCCATTGACCTCATCAATCACGGGGAGGGGCCTAAG GTGCTCCTGGAGAAGTTCTTGAATTTGG GGGATGATCGTAATATTGTGGAGGTGTACGTGGCAGGGAAGCGAGTGGTCCCATTCGTAGAGAGACCATAG
- the LOC109876868 gene encoding guanine deaminase isoform X2, translating into MPGMVDTHIHASQYSYAGTALDMPLLQWLNMYTFPVEACYKDLEFARNVYTHVVKRTLRNGTTTACYFATIHTDASLLLGQIANDFGQRALVGKVCMDTNNFIPHYKETPEESEGETNRFIGELLKKKYPLVRPVVTPRFAPSCSATLLGHLGEIAQNNDLHIQSHISETKEEVSLVKELFPDYDSYTDVYHRHNLLTDKTVMAHGCHLTDGELKLFRETGASIAHCPNSNISLCSGMLDVRRVLNHKVKLGLGTDVAGGYSPSMLDAVRRTLDTSKALTIQDTQYHTLTFEEVFRLATLGGSQALSLDENTGNFEVGKDFDALRVNTDAAGGPIDLINHGEGPKVLLEKFLNLGDDRNIVEVYVAGKRVVPFVERP; encoded by the exons ATGCCAGGGATGGTGGACACCCACATCCACGCATCTCAGTACAGCTATGCAGGCACAGCCCTTGACATGCCCCTGCTACAGTGGCTCAACATGTACACCTTCCCAGTGGAGGCCTGCTACAAAGACCTGGAGTTCGCCCGCAACGTCTACACCCATGTTGTG AAAAGAACCCTGAGAAATGGTACGACTACGGCCTGCTACTTTGCCACCATACACACCGATGCTTCTCTCCTTTTGGGCCAAATCGCAA ACGATTTTGGACAGCGTGCCCTTGTGGGCAAGGTGTGTATGGACACAAACAACTTTATCCCACATTACAAAGAGACGCCAGAGGAGTCCGAAGGGGAAACTAACAG GTTCATTGGTGAGCTCTTGAAGAAGAAG TACCCCCTTGTGAGGCCAGTGGTGACCCCGCGCTTCGCCCCGTCCTGCTCCGCCACTTTGCTGGGCCACCTGGGAGAGATCGCCCAGAACAACGACCTGCACATCCAG AGTCACATCAGTGAGACAAAGGAGGAGGTGAGTCTGGTGAAGGAGCTGTTCCCAGACTACGACTCCTACACCGATGTCTACCACAGACACAACCTTCTCACAGACAAG ACGGTGATGGCTCATGGTTGTCACCTGACCGATGGAGAGCTGAAGCTGTTCAGGGAGACGGGGGCGTCCATCGCTCACTGTCCCAATTCCAACATCTC GTTGTGCAGTGGTATGCTAGATGTCCGCAGGGTTCTGAACCACAAAGTAAAGCTAGGGCTTGGCACAG ATGTGGCAGGAGGATACTCTCCTTCTATGTTGGATGCTGTGCGGAGAACACTGGACACCTCTAAAGCCTTGACCATCCAGGACACCCAGTACCACACGCTCACCTTCGAGGAGGTCTTCAGACTGGCCACACTGGGAGGCAGCCAAG CCCTGTCCCTGGATGAGAATACAGGAAACTTTGAGGTGGGAAAAGACTTTGACGCTCTGCGGGTGAACACGGATGCGGCAGGAGGACCCATTGACCTCATCAATCACGGGGAGGGGCCTAAG GTGCTCCTGGAGAAGTTCTTGAATTTGG GGGATGATCGTAATATTGTGGAGGTGTACGTGGCAGGGAAGCGAGTGGTCCCATTCGTAGAGAGACCATAG